A stretch of the Pedobacter sp. MC2016-14 genome encodes the following:
- a CDS encoding DHA2 family efflux MFS transporter permease subunit, with the protein MAEVGLKKWIITFTVITASLLELIDTTIVNVAIPQIQGNLGATLEDVAWLSTGYAVANVIILPMSGWLGSRFGRKNYFLFSIILFTIASFLCGNATNLEELIAFRILQGLAGGGLISTAQAILIETWPREDVGIATALFGLGAVVGPTVGPTIGGYLLEISSWPMIFYVNIPVGIIAAYCTYMFVRETPKDGKGMPVDWWGIALLAIAVGSLQTVLEKGESEDWFATPYITALAIASVVGLLLFIWRETTTDHPIVNFKIMRHRSFSVGMFTSFILGFGLYGSVFVFPIFCQNLLGFSPLQTGELLFPGGMCTILMMPFIGIMLKKAVPAQFMATIGMFLFFVFCNMLSKSTLASGENDFFLPLMIRGAGMALLFVPLTTLAIQDLKGAEIGQGSGLNNMMRQLGGSFGIAALTTLIHVRQGYHRSNLLVNVNENNPAFTERFTAMIHNFMAKGASYLDAKMMVIKAMEGTVIKQTMLLTYNDAYWVAGMIMLCSIPLLYLQKFKKNVNIPTDVH; encoded by the coding sequence ATGGCCGAAGTAGGTTTAAAAAAGTGGATCATTACATTTACGGTCATCACAGCTTCTCTATTAGAGCTGATTGATACCACCATTGTAAATGTTGCGATACCACAAATACAAGGTAACCTGGGCGCAACTCTTGAAGATGTGGCCTGGTTATCTACCGGGTATGCCGTTGCCAACGTGATTATTTTACCTATGTCTGGCTGGTTGGGCAGCCGTTTTGGAAGAAAGAACTATTTCCTTTTTTCCATTATCCTGTTTACCATCGCCTCCTTTTTGTGCGGAAATGCCACAAACCTGGAAGAGCTTATTGCTTTCAGGATTTTACAGGGGCTGGCAGGTGGAGGGTTGATTTCGACAGCACAAGCCATATTAATTGAGACCTGGCCGCGGGAAGATGTAGGTATTGCCACGGCCTTATTTGGCCTGGGTGCCGTAGTTGGGCCAACTGTTGGCCCTACCATTGGTGGTTACCTGCTGGAAATCAGCTCATGGCCGATGATCTTTTACGTAAACATTCCCGTCGGGATTATAGCTGCCTACTGTACCTATATGTTTGTGCGGGAAACCCCTAAAGACGGAAAAGGTATGCCGGTAGACTGGTGGGGAATTGCGTTATTGGCCATTGCCGTTGGAAGTTTACAGACCGTTCTTGAAAAAGGAGAAAGTGAAGACTGGTTTGCCACACCATACATTACTGCCCTGGCTATTGCCTCTGTAGTAGGCTTACTGCTCTTCATCTGGCGCGAGACCACTACCGATCACCCGATTGTGAATTTTAAGATCATGCGCCACCGGAGTTTTTCTGTAGGGATGTTTACCTCTTTTATCCTTGGTTTTGGTTTGTATGGTTCCGTCTTCGTATTCCCTATATTTTGTCAGAATTTGTTGGGCTTCTCACCTTTACAAACCGGAGAATTATTATTTCCCGGAGGGATGTGTACCATCCTGATGATGCCTTTTATCGGGATCATGCTTAAAAAAGCAGTACCTGCACAATTTATGGCTACCATAGGTATGTTCCTGTTCTTCGTTTTCTGTAATATGCTCAGCAAATCTACCCTGGCTTCGGGCGAAAATGATTTCTTTTTGCCTTTGATGATCAGGGGAGCAGGTATGGCTTTACTATTTGTACCGCTAACCACACTGGCCATACAGGATTTAAAAGGGGCTGAAATTGGACAAGGCTCGGGGTTAAACAACATGATGCGTCAGCTGGGCGGTTCATTCGGTATTGCCGCTTTAACCACCCTGATCCATGTGCGCCAGGGTTACCACCGCAGCAATCTGCTGGTAAACGTGAATGAAAACAATCCTGCATTTACAGAAAGGTTTACCGCCATGATCCATAACTTTATGGCTAAAGGCGCTTCTTATCTGGATGCAAAGATGATGGTCATTAAGGCGATGGAAGGCACGGTAATTAAACAAACCATGTTGCTAACGTATAATGACGCTTATTGGGTTGCGGGCATGATTATGCTTTGCTCTATCCCACTATTGTACCTGCAAAAATTTAAAAAGAACGTCAACATCCCAACAGACGTTCATTAA
- a CDS encoding HlyD family secretion protein, with translation MTTETKKKSKIIPIILGVLIIIGAIFGTKAYIYYSKHVDTDDAQIDGDISPVVSRVGGYVNEILFEENTKVQEGQVLVKLDNRDYLVKLEQAEAGQKGASAGVGVSQAQIIASSANTGSAKANVDAARIKLNLAQKDFARYQNLVKDGSITQQQFDQYKAQKETAEAAYTAAKDQYNAVVKQVGATQSQLAVSNNGVSQRQSDVDFAKLQLSYTDIKSPATGIVSKKNVQKGQLVQAGQSLFSVVNANSLYITANFKETQLENMTPGLKVKIEVDAYPNEDIEGEVYNFSPITGAKGSLLPPDNATGNFVKVVQRIPVKIKITKVSNTLLEKLRPGMSVKVSVSIKD, from the coding sequence ATGACAACGGAAACAAAAAAGAAAAGCAAAATTATACCTATTATATTAGGTGTATTGATCATCATAGGTGCAATATTTGGTACCAAAGCCTACATTTATTACAGCAAGCACGTAGATACAGACGATGCCCAGATTGATGGAGACATCAGCCCTGTAGTATCCCGCGTTGGTGGCTACGTAAACGAAATCCTTTTTGAAGAAAACACCAAAGTTCAGGAAGGACAGGTATTGGTGAAATTAGATAACCGCGACTACCTTGTAAAATTAGAGCAGGCAGAAGCCGGACAAAAAGGCGCAAGTGCCGGCGTTGGTGTTTCGCAGGCACAAATCATTGCTTCATCTGCCAATACCGGTAGTGCAAAAGCCAATGTAGATGCAGCAAGGATTAAATTGAACTTAGCGCAAAAAGATTTTGCCCGCTACCAGAACCTGGTAAAAGACGGATCAATTACCCAACAGCAATTTGACCAGTACAAAGCCCAAAAAGAAACCGCAGAAGCCGCATATACCGCAGCAAAAGATCAGTATAACGCAGTAGTTAAACAAGTGGGTGCAACACAATCACAACTTGCAGTAAGCAATAATGGCGTATCACAACGCCAAAGTGATGTAGATTTTGCAAAACTTCAATTGAGCTATACCGACATCAAATCTCCGGCTACAGGTATTGTTTCTAAAAAGAATGTACAAAAAGGACAACTGGTACAGGCCGGACAGTCTTTGTTTTCTGTAGTGAATGCCAACAGCTTATACATTACCGCAAACTTCAAAGAAACCCAGCTGGAAAACATGACACCGGGGCTTAAAGTTAAAATTGAGGTAGATGCCTATCCAAATGAAGACATTGAAGGCGAAGTGTACAATTTTTCGCCGATAACCGGTGCAAAAGGCTCTTTATTGCCTCCAGATAACGCCACTGGTAACTTTGTTAAAGTGGTACAACGTATCCCGGTAAAAATTAAAATTACCAAAGTATCTAACACCCTGCTTGAAAAATTACGTCCAGGTATGAGTGTTAAAGTTTCCGTTTCTATAAAAGACTAA
- a CDS encoding DUF6266 family protein, whose amino-acid sequence MARAKKGILGPTEGTIGPLETYIRKGVGIIRSRKDKSNKKRSELQLAGQMNLTVVNVFIGQLTEFVRFGFDLEAAPTTKTANNLAKSYQMKNALKGEYPNVEIDYSKVRLTSGTAKPADNPAVTVNEGHLTFTWDILSTWPDWTDMVMVAAYVPELKSARYDLSGAKRVKGTEDLAIPISWKGKVIETYISFRAADGKSIANSTYVGSVVF is encoded by the coding sequence ATGGCTAGAGCTAAAAAAGGAATTTTAGGGCCAACCGAAGGTACAATTGGACCTTTGGAGACCTATATCAGAAAAGGTGTTGGAATAATTAGAAGTAGGAAGGACAAGAGTAATAAAAAACGATCAGAACTGCAGCTGGCGGGGCAGATGAACTTAACGGTAGTAAATGTTTTTATAGGCCAATTAACGGAATTTGTACGATTTGGATTTGACCTGGAAGCGGCACCAACCACTAAAACGGCTAATAACCTGGCTAAATCTTATCAAATGAAGAACGCCCTTAAAGGCGAATATCCTAATGTGGAGATCGACTACAGCAAAGTAAGGTTAACCAGCGGTACTGCAAAACCTGCAGATAACCCAGCTGTAACAGTGAATGAGGGGCATTTAACTTTTACCTGGGATATTTTAAGTACCTGGCCCGATTGGACCGATATGGTGATGGTGGCGGCGTATGTTCCGGAATTAAAAAGCGCAAGGTATGATCTGAGTGGAGCCAAACGGGTAAAAGGAACTGAAGATTTGGCCATTCCGATCTCCTGGAAGGGCAAGGTGATCGAAACTTATATTTCTTTCCGTGCGGCTGATGGTAAAAGCATTGCCAATAGTACGTATGTTGGCAGTGTGGTTTTTTAA
- a CDS encoding OmpH family outer membrane protein has translation MKAAVPFTKNRYQQIFNLIMLTGILFLFINIFYLKNDRLAYVDSTKILAEFKGSEKAKKAFESKATIWQNNIDTLTAGIQNSIKKYEQELATLSVREQNLTKQMIANQQKQLADYQRGIQQNAQEENSKLTQTVVAQVNSFLLNYGKAHSYKLILIANQSGTIAYAQDGLDITQEVIKQLNEEYLKGK, from the coding sequence ATGAAAGCCGCAGTGCCATTCACAAAGAACAGATATCAACAGATCTTTAATTTAATTATGCTAACAGGTATACTGTTTTTATTTATCAATATTTTTTATTTAAAAAATGATAGGCTGGCATATGTAGACTCTACAAAAATCCTTGCTGAGTTTAAGGGTTCAGAGAAAGCAAAAAAGGCATTTGAGTCGAAAGCAACCATTTGGCAAAATAACATTGATACTCTGACTGCTGGAATACAAAATTCAATAAAGAAGTATGAACAAGAATTGGCGACTCTTTCAGTTAGGGAACAAAATCTGACTAAACAAATGATTGCTAATCAACAAAAACAATTAGCAGACTATCAACGCGGTATACAGCAGAATGCGCAAGAAGAAAATTCAAAACTCACCCAGACTGTAGTAGCTCAAGTGAACTCTTTTTTGCTCAATTACGGGAAAGCTCACAGTTACAAACTAATACTAATTGCTAACCAAAGTGGAACGATTGCATATGCTCAAGATGGTTTAGATATAACGCAAGAGGTTATAAAACAATTAAATGAGGAATATCTAAAAGGCAAATAA
- a CDS encoding TetR/AcrR family transcriptional regulator: MNKEKTDKRTSILIAAEKLFSELGYEGTSTRQIARESSANMAMINYYFGSKDGVFQEIISQRMVDFNAQLVTISEDKITSFEKLKRVVEGYANRILSNISFHKMMQRELSLAQRPEVFCKVKDVMFSNLQLIENIVNEGIASGSFRKVDVRMLIATIMGTISSVAISPSKITSGSKLDINIPEDREILTTRLLLHLDDLIKTYLTPQK, translated from the coding sequence ATGAATAAGGAAAAGACAGATAAGCGAACTTCGATCCTTATAGCCGCAGAAAAATTATTTTCTGAACTGGGTTATGAAGGAACCTCAACAAGGCAAATTGCAAGGGAATCCAGTGCAAACATGGCCATGATCAATTACTATTTCGGATCAAAAGATGGTGTATTTCAAGAAATTATCAGCCAGCGTATGGTTGATTTCAATGCACAGCTTGTTACCATCAGCGAAGACAAAATAACCAGCTTTGAAAAATTGAAGCGTGTAGTAGAAGGATATGCCAACAGGATCCTCTCCAACATCTCCTTTCACAAAATGATGCAACGGGAATTGTCATTGGCACAGCGTCCCGAAGTATTTTGCAAAGTTAAAGATGTCATGTTCAGCAACCTGCAGCTGATTGAAAACATCGTAAACGAAGGCATTGCCAGTGGATCTTTCAGGAAAGTGGATGTTAGGATGCTGATTGCAACCATTATGGGCACCATCAGTAGTGTGGCCATCTCCCCTTCTAAAATTACTTCCGGCTCTAAACTGGACATTAATATTCCTGAAGACCGCGAAATTCTGACAACACGCTTGCTCCTTCATTTAGACGACCTTATAAAAACGTATTTAACACCCCAAAAATGA
- a CDS encoding TolC family protein — protein MIHKTIKLSLLAFLLPALLYAQTTKKLSLQEAIQLGIENSKNLKLSQNKIDESIARLEVVKNNALPSATASFLYNHAEIPTNKLVIGGADPINLPKRADAFIGTAAVEQLIYGGGKLRYAEESTKLLSEVARLDADKNKDEISYAIINTYYALYKVLQSAKVVNQNLESIASQLKQAQRFFEQGIVTKNDVLRFQLQQANVTLTQMEIENNRKIINYNFDVLLGLDENTNLDITDPGADTKQIEPLNNYLDMALTSRQELRQLDLQNQVAEVNVKSIKANTLPSVGVGANLYYINPSGKFIPPSEQYIMPVTVAASVSWNIGNLWTNKNKISEARVQQKSVGIQKDIFSDNIKTEINRNYQSYLLATNKIQILETSIAQATENDKLFESKYKNNVASAIDRIDAETLLYQAKINLEIARADAGLAYYTLLKSTGKISL, from the coding sequence ATGATACACAAAACAATTAAATTAAGCTTGCTGGCTTTCCTGCTTCCAGCTCTGCTTTATGCCCAAACAACTAAAAAACTCAGCTTGCAAGAAGCCATCCAGCTAGGTATCGAGAACAGCAAGAACTTAAAGCTTTCTCAAAATAAAATTGACGAGTCTATTGCCAGGCTGGAAGTGGTAAAAAACAATGCCCTGCCTTCTGCAACCGCATCATTTTTATACAATCACGCAGAAATTCCTACCAACAAGCTGGTTATCGGTGGTGCAGATCCTATTAACCTGCCAAAAAGAGCAGATGCTTTTATCGGCACTGCAGCAGTAGAGCAACTGATTTACGGAGGTGGTAAATTGAGGTATGCAGAAGAATCAACCAAACTTTTAAGCGAAGTTGCCCGTCTGGATGCCGATAAAAACAAAGACGAAATTAGCTATGCCATCATCAACACCTACTATGCCTTGTATAAAGTGCTGCAAAGCGCAAAAGTAGTGAACCAGAACCTGGAATCCATTGCAAGTCAGCTAAAGCAGGCCCAGCGCTTTTTTGAACAAGGCATCGTTACTAAAAACGATGTGCTGAGGTTCCAGCTGCAACAGGCAAATGTAACCCTTACCCAAATGGAAATCGAGAACAACCGCAAAATCATCAATTACAACTTTGATGTTTTGCTCGGCCTTGATGAAAACACCAATCTTGACATTACCGATCCCGGAGCAGATACCAAACAAATTGAGCCTTTAAACAACTACCTGGACATGGCCCTAACCAGCCGTCAGGAATTGAGACAACTCGATTTACAAAACCAGGTGGCAGAAGTAAACGTAAAATCCATAAAAGCAAATACCTTACCTTCAGTTGGTGTAGGGGCTAATTTATATTACATTAATCCAAGCGGAAAGTTTATTCCACCATCAGAGCAGTACATTATGCCCGTTACAGTTGCCGCATCCGTATCCTGGAACATTGGTAACTTATGGACCAATAAAAATAAAATCAGCGAAGCCCGCGTGCAGCAAAAAAGTGTAGGTATTCAAAAAGATATATTCTCAGATAACATAAAAACCGAAATCAACAGGAATTACCAATCTTATCTGCTGGCTACCAATAAAATTCAAATCCTTGAAACCTCTATCGCCCAGGCCACAGAAAATGACAAACTATTTGAATCCAAATACAAGAACAATGTAGCTTCTGCCATTGACAGAATTGATGCAGAAACGCTTTTATACCAGGCAAAAATAAACCTTGAAATTGCCCGTGCAGACGCAGGTTTAGCCTACTATACCCTATTAAAATCAACAGGAAAAATTTCTCTATAA
- a CDS encoding LytTR family DNA-binding domain-containing protein, which translates to MQCPILIGQSGLNIGLHSFIFCALNMVTSLIIAESITVVKLSDFLKNFSLAASESTSEFGEGLRLLNTQKPSLVYVDICFVREHYAEIKEIKANSRLILISEDITDYVEFRWLVDDCLSKSASFEEFKRSLLDCLAYLCRIVVATSQEVSLDEYFIVKGGGKGGQDFKIKFTDILFIEAYGNYIKIHPISGKFKVVAATMKASEHMLPSEFFSRVHKSRIISHFRILSLKDDYVYLKNKEQTKILIGKFYRRSFFSKEDIGKIRKN; encoded by the coding sequence TTGCAGTGTCCAATTCTTATTGGGCAATCAGGATTGAATATTGGTTTGCACTCTTTTATTTTTTGCGCTCTTAATATGGTAACGTCTCTTATTATTGCTGAAAGCATTACAGTTGTTAAGCTGTCAGATTTTCTTAAAAACTTTTCTTTAGCAGCTTCTGAAAGTACATCTGAATTTGGGGAAGGTTTAAGGCTTTTGAATACGCAGAAGCCATCTCTGGTCTATGTTGATATATGTTTTGTTCGGGAACATTATGCTGAAATTAAGGAGATCAAAGCTAATAGCCGATTAATTTTAATTTCTGAAGATATCACAGATTATGTGGAATTTCGATGGCTTGTTGACGATTGCCTTTCGAAATCTGCTTCTTTTGAAGAATTTAAGCGAAGTTTATTGGATTGCCTTGCTTATCTGTGTCGAATTGTTGTTGCCACATCCCAGGAGGTATCATTGGATGAATATTTTATAGTCAAGGGTGGGGGCAAAGGAGGTCAGGATTTTAAAATCAAATTTACAGATATACTGTTCATTGAAGCTTATGGTAATTATATTAAGATTCATCCTATAAGTGGGAAATTTAAAGTTGTTGCCGCTACGATGAAAGCGTCCGAACACATGTTGCCTTCGGAATTTTTTAGCCGCGTTCATAAATCCAGAATAATCAGCCATTTTAGAATCCTTTCATTAAAGGACGATTATGTCTATCTTAAAAATAAGGAACAGACTAAAATTTTAATCGGGAAATTTTATAGAAGATCTTTTTTTTCTAAAGAAGATATTGGAAAAATAAGAAAAAACTAA
- a CDS encoding GNAT family N-acetyltransferase, which yields MNLTIRTAHAQDCARVLELVNELAVYERAPEEVTVTLDEFIDAGFGTKPVWEAFVATDDEYIVGFALFYTRYSTWKGRRIYLEDFYVTESYRGKGIGKILFEKVIEKTKELGFNGMTWQVLDWNAPALNFYSKYNAGMEAGWLNGSLFTER from the coding sequence ATGAACTTAACAATTAGAACTGCGCATGCGCAAGATTGTGCCAGGGTTTTAGAACTGGTCAATGAACTGGCGGTGTATGAACGCGCCCCCGAGGAGGTGACCGTTACACTCGATGAATTTATAGATGCAGGATTTGGAACCAAGCCTGTTTGGGAAGCTTTTGTGGCAACAGATGATGAATACATCGTAGGCTTCGCTCTTTTTTATACCCGCTATTCTACCTGGAAAGGCCGCAGGATTTACCTCGAAGATTTCTACGTAACAGAAAGTTACCGCGGTAAAGGAATTGGTAAAATCCTCTTTGAAAAAGTTATCGAAAAAACAAAAGAACTTGGCTTTAATGGCATGACCTGGCAGGTGCTGGACTGGAATGCGCCTGCTTTAAACTTTTATAGCAAATACAATGCAGGCATGGAGGCAGGCTGGCTAAACGGCTCGCTGTTTACTGAGCGCTAA